CCTTAGGTTTCTGAGATACACCTACTTAACTGTAGCTATGATAAAGAAGGATTTAATATTCAGTAATGGTACATACTTGTTATCTCCTACCTAGGGAAATTCATAGATATCCCTTTTTACCTTATTATGAATTATTATgaaatatgttattatttatatcaGAACAAAGAAATAATGCAAATTTCCCATTTCCTTCACTCAATTATGACTAAGAATGCATCATAAGCACAATGAATACATCATTACATCACCTTCTAAatctaaaaaaagtttatttaaccaACATAACCATATTGAATAAAATCAGCTTGGGAGAAAATTAGTTGCTTGCTAAATCATGGAAAACAACAATATCTTTTTGAACAATATATCCAACAGAATGTTGTAGAGTTCAATGCGAACTTCAGTCCAGGTCAACGTCCCTTGGCTTATGCTCTCTCATAAACTCTCGTGGAAGTAACGCCTTTCATGATGCATTCCTAGACACAAAAAACAATTCTTGGTCAATCACTGGGATTAAACCATGGATTTATTTATTGTCTCTCTGAATGTTGGGAATAAAACAATATTCACTCCAAAGATATTCATTTCTGGACTTCTATATATGTACCCATATATTGTAATAAGATAGGGAGATATAAAGACCAGGAAAATACAAGTTTTCCCCTCCAGGTACCTTAAAATCTGTATGGTGACTGAGAAACATAAGCAGAGATAGGTAATACAATGTGGTGGAGGTACCACTGGAGACAGCCTTAGGATGCCTGGAAGCAGGCAGAGAATGCTTCCTAGAAGACAGCATGCCTTTGTTGAACTCAAAAGCATGAAGGGCAAATGCCAGAGTGGAAGCATAATTCCAATAAAATCCTCTTTTTGTTTTAGGTAATCAAAAGGAAAATCTGTTTCCTTAAGTGGAATAGTGATCATGAGATAACCTAGCAGTAAGATCCAGAATTAAGTAGCTAGAAGATACTCACCACCACTAGTTTATCATCCTCTCGTTTTCTCTTTATGGTGGTTGATTTTCCATCCCATTTCTGCACATGTACCAGGACACCCCCATCTAAGGTTATGGTGCTCTGTAGGCATAAGAAAATGTAATGACAATGTGCATAGggaggcagaaaaaaatttaaaatagagtgCCTTTGTTCAAAGGAATATTTTGAGGTCATTAGTAATTCTAAATGACAAGAATATATTGCAACAAGATAAAAAAtgagtctcaaaaacaacaacataacCACTTATGGATACGTTATGTCCAGAGTGTTATACAAATTACATAATTGGAAAAATACTGTGAaggaatatgaaaaagaaatttacattGAGATGGTAGTATGggtggtttttctatttctttcttccatttttataaacattctcTTACATTGTTATAGTATTTTAATTCACTTGAAATACTCTATGTATTGTATGACTcaaataaattatgttaataatttttttgttaatttggagacacgccaggtgtggtggctcacaactgtgattccagcatttagggaggccaaggcaggaggattgcttgaggccaggagttcgagaccagcctgggcaacatagtaaaactctgtctctacaaaaaaattaagaaattagctgggtgtgatggcacacagctgtattaccagctactcaggaggctgaagtgggagaaacacttgaacccaggaatttgaggatgcagtgagctatgattgtgccatgtCACCGCAGCCtgtttgacagagtgagaccctgtctctaaaaataataatacttttttaacATGAGGACAACTtaataaaatggggaaaaattcACCAACTCTATATCTAAGGAAACACAGTTTAGATGTAGGAGTTCAGGGATCTTTGGCTTATGATAAAATAGTGTTCCTCCTTTTATCATAAAATGATTTCTTATAGCAGTGATGATTTAGAAACCAGGCATGTACTCTGTGCCACTTCCTTATTTCTCACCTTGACTTTCCTGTCATCTGCAGTGACTTCGTCAAATTCCTGGCCCAGTATGAAGGAAATCTCAGTATTTTTAAAGGTACTTTCAGATTTAATGGTGATCACATCCCCATTCACACTGATGATCATGTTAGGTTTGGCCATGCCAGCCACTTTCCTGGTGGCAAAGCCCACTCCTACagttaggaaaagaaaatagtcaGATTTACATTTTCTCTCACGTACTTATCCAAGtcagagaatgtgtgtgtgcacacaggtgCATGTGCAGgaggaaaaagacacagagagttTCTTAAAGGCCTAATTTAAACAGCTCCTGCAGATAAAATCAGgccaatacttaaaaaaaaaaaaaagaaaacccacaaagaaaacaaaaacacaacctcTGAGAAACAATAGGTGTAGGCCTATTCTTTAAACTTCCCTTTCTCTGGTCTGGATACAACTTCTCAGGAGACCCATTgtttattttcaacaaaaatatgtataaaggTTAAGTTGTTGGGaaggtatatatttaaaatgttagccactattatttttctctcttaataAAATACTTGAGGCTACTTGACCATTCCATCTTAGATACTCAATATTACATTTAAGAAGGCACAAAGACAGAATTTTCAACAGAATTTTGGGGGTTAATGTAGAGTTATTTAGTTAAAGGTTCGTCTGTTTTGAGTGTACAAAAGTCACATTTCATAGCATTTGTTGCCAAGTCTACTTTTCTGTGCTTCTTTCTCAAATTACTCCACCATGAAAGGAAGATTTTCATGAATTTCTACAAAAGGCAAAATGTTTCCTACATTTATAACATTTTAGAATGGTGATATCATTGCTAATAATTTATAGGGGATATTTGAAAGGGACTAGTCATCAAATTGTGAAAACTTTAACATTTAATAAATCACTATTTCTTAGTTTAAAATAGGTTAGAAGCCAATACTTTGATTTCCAATCACCTAAGTTGtgaacttttctttcttaaaaaggGGAATATATTTTCTTGTGCAAGGTATGGAATGAATAATTTATAGCCTAACATAGCAGTAACTTGCTGACACTGTGTATGTCATGCAGAGTTTATGACAGTCATAGATTTGCTGAATTTTTTAAACATGTGCATGTAAATCTAAGCTCTTTCTTTGACTAAAGGCAACCAAAGGTTAGAAATTGGGAAGAACTGGGAGAGATATATGGCGCAAAATAAGTAATGCTGAGGCTCcgatttggctgtctgtctgaAAAATGGCCACAGGTGTGTCTTCAAGTCCTGGCTCAGTtacaaaatataacattaaatgtaTGAAGTGAGTCCACTTCGTGAATGCAGGCAAAACTGAGTGTGATTCTAGAATGACTGACCTTGGGAAAAACCAGTCTCCATTTGCttgattttgcttttatttgatgATGAAGACAATACCTGCCCACTCATCCTCAATTACAGCAGCTAATTTCATGCAGAAGGTGTTTTATTGACTTTAATTATAATCAGtcctttataatttaaaaacacagtgttattagaaaatataaatattaaaagtataacatttttctaaaaataaatagttaaatgGCCCCATATCCTGGCTTTTCTGCATCAGTGCATATTAATTAGTTTATTGAATCACTCTAGTTTATTCTAGAAAGTCTTTCTCATGCTGAAGTCACCAATTTCCCTAGCAtctaaaaacaagaaacatagttacagacaagcaaaaaatatatatactgtataatttacAGGAGGGTTAAGTGTTTTGCGATTTAATGATTACATTCTAAACCCTAAGGTTGCATAAAATTCCTCCCCAGTTTGCTAACCCCAGTTCTGACTTTATTGGACTGTCATGCATGGGGTTGAGGGAGAAAGGTTTTCAAAGTAGAAGCTGCCTGAGTGAGAAGTTGTCTTTTCTGCTTTACCTCCATAGTTATCTGAGAGACATTCATCCAATGACATGCTGACAAAGTTAACAGcgtctaaaaaattaaaaacctctaCTATCAAAGAAGAGGTATGTTATATACGTAACATTCTCCTTTTAAATTGGTTGATAATTCTATGGCATCCTATGTC
This genomic stretch from Pan paniscus chromosome 7, NHGRI_mPanPan1-v2.0_pri, whole genome shotgun sequence harbors:
- the FABP4 gene encoding fatty acid-binding protein, adipocyte, which encodes MCDAFVGTWKLVSSENFDDYMKEVGVGFATRKVAGMAKPNMIISVNGDVITIKSESTFKNTEISFILGQEFDEVTADDRKVKSTITLDGGVLVHVQKWDGKSTTIKRKREDDKLVVECIMKGVTSTRVYERA